A window from Vulpes lagopus strain Blue_001 chromosome 23, ASM1834538v1, whole genome shotgun sequence encodes these proteins:
- the LOC121481090 gene encoding olfactory receptor 6S1, with protein sequence MAPGENQSSGVTEFILAGFPNLNNTKAEVFSVFLLVYLLTLTGNVLIVGVVGADARLQTPMYFFLGNLSCLEILLTSVIIPKMLSNFLSRQHTISFAACITQFYFYFFLGASEFLLLAVMSVDRYLAICHPLHYPLLMNGAVCSRVALACWMGGLVPVLGPTVAVALLPFCEQHTVVQHFFCDSGPLLRLACTNTKKLEETDFVLASLVIISSLMITAVSYGHIALAVLRIPSVSGRQKAFSTCTSHLMVVTLFYGSAIFLYVRPSQSGSVNTNWAVTVVTTFVTPLLNPFIYALRNERVKEALKDMFRKVGVGFWGNLLLAKSFSKKTVK encoded by the coding sequence ATGGCTCCTGGCGAGAACCAGAGCAGCGGTGTGACCGAGTTCATCTTGGCAGGCTTCCCAAATCTCAACAACACAAAAGCAGAAGTgttctctgtcttccttcttgTCTACCTGCTGACTCTAACAGGCAATGTGCTGATTGTTGGGGTGGTGGGAGCGGATGCTCGCCTGCAgacccccatgtacttcttcctgggCAACCTGTCCTGCCTCGAGATCTTGCTCACTTCCGTCATCATTCCCAAGATGCTGAGCAATTTCCTCTCCAGGCAACACACCATCTCCTTTGCTGCATGCATTACTCAATtctatttctacttctttcttgGGGCTTCTGAGTTCCTGCTGTTGGCTGTCATGTCTGTGGATCGCTACCTGGCCATCTGTCACCCTCTGCACTACCCCTTGCTCATGAATGGTGCTGTGTGCTCTCGAGTGGCCTTGGCCTGCTGGATGGGGGGACTTGTCCCTGTGCTTGGCCCCACGGTGGCTGTGGCCTTACTTCCCTTCTGTGAACAGCACACTGTGGTGCAGCATTTCTTCTGTGACAGTGGCCCCCTGCTCCGCCTGGCATGCACCAACACCAAGAAGCTGGAGGAAACAGACTTCGTGCTGGCCTCTCTGGTCATCATATCCTCGCTGATGATTACTGCTGTGTCCTATGGCCACATAGCTCTGGCTGTCCTGCGCATTCCTTCTGTTTCTGGCCGTCAGAAGGCCTTCTCTACCTGTACCTCCCACTTGATGGTGGTGACCCTCTTCTATGGAAGTGCCATTTTTCTCTATGTGCGACCATCACAGAGTGGCTCTGTGAATACCAACTGGGCAGTGACAGTGGTAACAACGTTTGTGACACCGCTGCTGAATCCATTCATCTATGCCTTACGCAATGAGCGAGTCAAGGAAGCTTTGAAGGATATGTTCAGGAAGGTGGGAGTAGGCTTTTGGGGGAATCTTCTTCTCGCTAAGAGTTTCAGTAAGAAGACAGTGAAGTGA